TCGCAAAGGGCAACCAGTTCCACATTGGACTGTGTAATTAAATTAGGGATATGTTTACCATTAGCAATCCCCCCACAACCGATGATTCCTACTTTTAGTATTCTTTCAGCATTCTGTGTCATGTGACTTTCCCCTTTGATATGTTATAGAATTCCTCTTAAATATTGTAAGCTCATCTCAATACTCTCAAGCTGTGGAAGATCATACTCTTCTTGTTCTACCGTGTACCAATCCACGTTGTATTGCTTCGCTGCGGCAGTAATCTTATTGAAGTCCATAATCCCTGAGCCAATCTCTATATTCTTCTTGTCCTCTTCACTCTTCATATCTTTAATGTGCAGGATCTTACAACGTTCCTTGTATTGATGAATAAAGTCTGTAGAGTGAAGACCCGCATGTTCTACCCAGTAAGTATCCAACTCCACAAACAAATGATCTGCTTGTGTATGATTCATCAGTAGATCGAGCCCATATTGCCCCTCGAATTTCTGAAATTCAATATCATGATTATGGTAACCAAATCTGATTCCATTCTCTTTGCATCGTTCACCAATGCGATTAAACCGTTCAGCCGTCCGCTTATAAGCGTCAGCACTATCACGCATCTCTTCTGGTAGACCTGGACAAATGATATACGGACTATGAACCTCAAGCGAATACTCTATCGTTTGATCTAAATTCTCTTCAAGCTCAGTAATGCCAATGTGACTGCCAGCAGCCTGTAGTCCCAAATCATCCAATGTTTTTCTCAAATCCTTAGCAGAAGTACCGAAATATCCAGCGAATTCTACACCGTCGTAACCGATTCTAGCTACCTTTTCCAGTGTGCCAAAAAAATCTACGTTCGTTAATTCTTTAATTGAATATAGCTGCAATGCAATCTTTCCCATGTCTTTGCACTCCTTTCTTGTTACAAATAAAGTTACCAAAGTTAGTGTAAAAGTAATACAATGAAGCTATTGAAAAATATTAAATATTTGTCATTCGGAGAGTGATGTAATGACGGAAGCCTACTTTGAATCCAACCGATCCCCTATGGGATCAATCCATTATCCTTATGAATGCATGGTTCATTCGAGTGTTGGAAGCCGCTGGGTCGTAAATGCTCATTGGCATATTTATATCGAAATTCTCTATTTCTTATCTGGACAGGCCAAAGTATACCTCGGTGGAGAATGCCATCTCCTCAGCAAGGGGGATCTTATCCTTATTCATTCTCATGAGACGCATTCTATTTTTTCCATGGACGTGGAAGAGGTCTCTTATGTCGTGATCAAGTTTGATCCGGAGATTCTATACTCCACTTCAAGAACCATTTTCGAATCGAAATATGTATTACCCTTCACCATGGCGAAATCAACCAATCAACGGGTTTTCACCGAACAGGAAATTATAGATACTCCCATCCCTTCTTTGGTTACAGAAATTTATGAAGAGTTCACTTCGCGAAACTATGGGTTTGAACTAGCTGTTAGGACGTTAATATGTAGAGTATTTCTGTGGTTTTTAAGGAAGTCGCAGGACCAGCATCCGAATTGGGATATTGCGCATTCACTGAAAGAAATTGATTTTCAAATGTTGCAAAAAGTTTTCGAATATATCGATGATCATTATATGGAAGACATCAATGCTGACACTGCAGCACGTATGTGTAACCTAAGTTACAGTTACTTTTCACGAAAGTTCAAAGCAATTATGGGCAAGACATTTACGAACTACTTGAACTACATTCGGATTACAGAAGCTGAAAAGTTACTGCTAACGACCGACTCAAGTATGACGGAGATTGCTTTGGAAGTCGGATTCTCCAATTCAAGCTATTTCATTCAGCAATTTAAACAATACAAGAATATTTCACCCAATCAATTTCGTAAGAAGATTAGCCAAGAAAACTCAGAAACCGCCGTTCAGTACATGAGTTAGTCGGTTTGCACAAGAAGAAACGGTTACAGTCCTATAAGGGGCGGTAACCGTTTCTCGTATAAATGAAAGTATAGTGAAGACTTATATTTTTCTAATATTTCCAAAAAATCTGGAAGCTAATATGCCTTTCAGGTCAATAATAATTATTTTATCACTTTAGGTGACCTTTATTGGTTTGAGAACTTGAGACCTTTCATCTCGAGAGCTGAGCGTAGTTGTTCAACTGCGTTAGGCCCTATACCATGCAAATTCATCAGTTCAGACTCACTGAGCTTTGAGATCTGTTCTAATGTCCTAAGATCCGAATTAGCTAGCGCTCGTAACGCTGGCTTCGCCAAGCCAATTGGAAGATCATTTTCCTGCATATTGTGATTGTCCGTCTTCACGATAATTCCTCCATATCAATAATAGATAACTGATTATATCATTAGACTAATATGATAACAAAAATAGAGCCTGAAAATAATGAAAAAACTAAATTTACAATACCCCTTATTCGTTTCAATTTGAATAGATAGCAAAAAGACACAAGCAGATTTTTAGTCTACCTATGTCTTTTCACATTCATCAGTTAGCTGATGTTACTAGCCTCATCGATAAGCCCACATTCCCATTCTTCAAATTGTAATTTTAAACGACCAATGGTCTCTTCAACAAAATCAGCCACTATTTTATCTGTAATATATTCTGGTATAATCCCCGGTTCTTTGGAGGGGTCATTGAAAAATAAAAATGTCCTATCCCGCCACTGAATGACTTCCTCTGAGGTCAATAATTCTCCAAAAGAAAAACTTCTAGATTCTGCTAATAGCTCCCATACTTCAGAACTCCACATTTTATGTTTATAGAGATTAAAGTCAATTTGGTCTGTCTCTTTGTAGTATAAAGTTCTAATCTCTTCAGGTGTTCGGTTCAGTAATTCATTAGACTCAACAAATTTAGGGTGCAGTTCTTGAAACCAGTAATAATCAGTTAACAAATGCATAAAATATCCCCGTACAAACCATCTCCATTTCGTATCTGAACTTTGATTAATATAACTGGAATAGAGTGGTCCTAACCTCGCTAGATAATTCCCATCAACTCCCGGAGAAAAATGGGTTTTGTTCTTATCCTCCCTAGTGGAACCATCTCTCATATGTATAGAATCTGGAGCAATATTCCCTAGGAAAAATGTATCCTTCTCAGTTTTTATTCCTAATTTTCCTATAAAACCAACAGCCACATTTAAATGAACCATAGGCAATGGCATGAATTCGTTTCCTCCTCAAAACTACTAGAAATATCTTTGAGTTAGCTTAACAATCTCTCCGTTAAATTTACTTCTGGTTTCCTTTAATCTTGTTTCTGCTCTATGTTCAATCAGTGGTTCGGACCATGTAAAACCATCTCCCTTATACCGAGGTATTACATGCATATGAAAATGGGTTAAGTCATTAAAAATACCACCATTCTGACAAATTGATATCCCATCTGGTTTATATATCTTTTTAATGATATTGGTCATACGAATTGCACCACCCATTATTGCAGTAAGAGTATCCTGCTTCAACTCCTCTAAATCATGAAAATGTTCTTTTGGTAAAATCAATATGTGTCCCTCGTTGAATGGTGCAATATCAAGTACACAAGTAATATGATCATCTTCGAATACAACGTTCACTTCAGGTTCATTATGATTTGCAATTCTACATCCAAGACATTCCATAATGTACTCCTTAGTTTTTCAATTTTAATTATTGGATCCAGAATCTCCACTCTTTAAAGTTGCTACTTATTTTTTGACAATGCCTATTATTTCTCTTGGATCTTCTATTAAATAGTTTGGTTTTTCAGAGAATAGTATTTCTTTATTATAAAGACCCCATGAGACAGCAATGACTTCAACATTATTTCGCTTGCAGGCCTTTATATCCCTTACCTCATCTCCTATATAAATGAGTTCTTTATTAGATATTTTGTGCTCCCTCATATAGTTCTTAATCGCTTGGTCTTTGCCAAATAGCCCCTTTGATGATGTTATATGACTAAATAAGTTGATTTTTTGGTGGTTCAAGTACTCATTGATATTTAATTCTGAGTTTGAAGTAATAATGGATAGAATGTAACCCTTATTCTTCAATTCACGTACAACATCTATTATTCCATCAAAAAAATTAACCGATTCCAGATAAAATTTGTATCTGTCTTTAAACTCGTGACCTATCTTTCCTATCACAAAGACCCTGAATATTGAAGCTTCAAGAGCCTTAAGTCTTTTTCTCAATGGGAGACTCATTATAACTTGGTACTCTTTCCGATCTAGCTTCTTAAGTTTGTATTTAGCAGCTAACTCGTTATATACCTTAACAATCACTTCAGCGGAATCTACAAGTGTTCCATCAAAGTCGAAAACGATATGTTTCTTCACTTGCTGACCTCATCTCTGAATTTCCTAAGCAAGATTCATCTAACCACCCCACCCATCTTAAGGTCTAGAGGACCGACCGATGCGGTAGATTCCTCCTCTATTTTATATTTATATAATGCTCCACTATCGGAAATGGCTCATAAAAATGATGTAATAATGCCTTCCATTCCTTATACTCATCCGATCCTCTAAATCCCTTTACATGGTCTTCGAGGGTTTCCCATCTTACCAGTACTATGTATTTATTATCCTCTTCTAAACACTTCTGCAATTCATGGTTTATATAGCCCTTCATGTTTGAAATAATCTTTGATGCTTCTTGAAATGTTGACTCAAAATGATGAGTTAATTCAGGTTTAATATGCAATATCGCTACTTCAAGTATCATTATAATATGCTCCCATCTTGATTTCAGGTTA
The nucleotide sequence above comes from Paenibacillus sp. IHBB 10380. Encoded proteins:
- a CDS encoding sugar phosphate isomerase/epimerase family protein translates to MGKIALQLYSIKELTNVDFFGTLEKVARIGYDGVEFAGYFGTSAKDLRKTLDDLGLQAAGSHIGITELEENLDQTIEYSLEVHSPYIICPGLPEEMRDSADAYKRTAERFNRIGERCKENGIRFGYHNHDIEFQKFEGQYGLDLLMNHTQADHLFVELDTYWVEHAGLHSTDFIHQYKERCKILHIKDMKSEEDKKNIEIGSGIMDFNKITAAAKQYNVDWYTVEQEEYDLPQLESIEMSLQYLRGIL
- a CDS encoding zinc dependent phospholipase C family protein gives rise to the protein MPLPMVHLNVAVGFIGKLGIKTEKDTFFLGNIAPDSIHMRDGSTREDKNKTHFSPGVDGNYLARLGPLYSSYINQSSDTKWRWFVRGYFMHLLTDYYWFQELHPKFVESNELLNRTPEEIRTLYYKETDQIDFNLYKHKMWSSEVWELLAESRSFSFGELLTSEEVIQWRDRTFLFFNDPSKEPGIIPEYITDKIVADFVEETIGRLKLQFEEWECGLIDEASNIS
- a CDS encoding helix-turn-helix domain-containing protein, with protein sequence MTEAYFESNRSPMGSIHYPYECMVHSSVGSRWVVNAHWHIYIEILYFLSGQAKVYLGGECHLLSKGDLILIHSHETHSIFSMDVEEVSYVVIKFDPEILYSTSRTIFESKYVLPFTMAKSTNQRVFTEQEIIDTPIPSLVTEIYEEFTSRNYGFELAVRTLICRVFLWFLRKSQDQHPNWDIAHSLKEIDFQMLQKVFEYIDDHYMEDINADTAARMCNLSYSYFSRKFKAIMGKTFTNYLNYIRITEAEKLLLTTDSSMTEIALEVGFSNSSYFIQQFKQYKNISPNQFRKKISQENSETAVQYMS
- a CDS encoding HAD-IA family hydrolase, which codes for MKKHIVFDFDGTLVDSAEVIVKVYNELAAKYKLKKLDRKEYQVIMSLPLRKRLKALEASIFRVFVIGKIGHEFKDRYKFYLESVNFFDGIIDVVRELKNKGYILSIITSNSELNINEYLNHQKINLFSHITSSKGLFGKDQAIKNYMREHKISNKELIYIGDEVRDIKACKRNNVEVIAVSWGLYNKEILFSEKPNYLIEDPREIIGIVKK
- a CDS encoding antibiotic biosynthesis monooxygenase family protein, giving the protein MILEVAILHIKPELTHHFESTFQEASKIISNMKGYINHELQKCLEEDNKYIVLVRWETLEDHVKGFRGSDEYKEWKALLHHFYEPFPIVEHYINIK
- a CDS encoding HIT family protein; translated protein: MECLGCRIANHNEPEVNVVFEDDHITCVLDIAPFNEGHILILPKEHFHDLEELKQDTLTAIMGGAIRMTNIIKKIYKPDGISICQNGGIFNDLTHFHMHVIPRYKGDGFTWSEPLIEHRAETRLKETRSKFNGEIVKLTQRYF